A stretch of Macrobrachium rosenbergii isolate ZJJX-2024 chromosome 12, ASM4041242v1, whole genome shotgun sequence DNA encodes these proteins:
- the LOC136844005 gene encoding uncharacterized protein, protein MGFQYRTSQQKVYVRKKSLDIVCRRIGALRALWHHREEGRQVVYVDETWFTTWMGHNKEWVDTTQANTSAFYSHHVPHGEGEHFMVVAAGTDNGFVEGSYFCYPAKSNQGDYHGEMNSELFHQWLTTQLLPSLPEPSVLVRDNAPYHSTLTKDSRCPTSATKRENLIKWLEHRRIPIPAGATRPEILLICQKNRLKPCYKVDNIIREWGHEVVRLPPGHPELNAIGQGMKRHVRSPLQRFTRADLQAKLQESRLCTNPEVWTGVILQSQRFEEEYWTLDNNHESLEPVIINIATDDEDEDEELFLDNEGE, encoded by the coding sequence ATGGGATTTCAGTATCGGACATCTCAGCAAAAGGTGTACGTGAGAAAGAAATCACTCGACATCGTGTGCCGGCGGATCGGTGCTCTCCGAGCTCTGTGGCACCACCGGGAGGAGGGAAGACAGGTGGTGTATGTGGACGAAACTTGGTTCACCACCTGGATGGGCCACAACAAGGAGTGGGTTGATACCACACAGGCTAACACCAGCGCCTTTTACAGCCATCACGTGCCACATGGAGAAGGAGAGCATTTCATGGTAGTTGCAGCTGGCACGGACAATGGCTTCGTAGAAGGGTCATACTTTTGCTACCCAGCCAAGTCTAACCAGGGAGACTATCATGGGGAAATGAATAGCGAGCTTTTCCACCAGTGGCTAACAACACAGCTCCTGCCGTCCCTCCCCGAGCCATCAGTACTTGTGAGAGACAATGCTCCATATCACAGCACACTAACAAAAGATAGTCGTTGCCCTACATCGGCCACCAAAAGGGAGAACCTCATCAAATGGCTGGAGCATCGTAGGATACCTATCCCAGCAGGAGCCACACGCCCAGAGATACTTCTCATTTGCCAAAAAAATCGGCTGAAGCCCTGCTACAAAGTGGACAACATCATCAGAGAGTGGGGCCATGAGGTCGTACGCCTTCCTCCGGGCCACCCCGAGCTCAATGCCATTGGGCAGGGCATGAAGCGCCATGTCCGCTCACCCCTCCAGCGATTCACAAGGGCGGATCTTCAGGCCAAGTTACAGGAGTCCAGGCTTTGCACTAACCCAGAGGTGTGGACAGGAGTTATTCTTCAGTCTCAGcgctttgaggaggagtactggacgTTGGATAATAACCATGAGAGCTTGGAACCTGTCATCATAAACATAGCcactgatgatgaggatgaggatgaagagCTCTTCCTGGACAACGAAggagaataa